From one Chryseobacterium sp. 3008163 genomic stretch:
- a CDS encoding MauE/DoxX family redox-associated membrane protein, whose translation MRKTYSIIVKVITYFFILLFCYAAISKILDFENFQVQIGQSPLLSAYAGFISYAVIIAELLIVLMLIFPKTFLWGLYSSTALMTAFTVYIYLILNHSDFVPCACGGILEKMGWTEHLIFNISAVVLGIVAVFLYTKKEYPRKTVVLSLVISNILSAVFILFLFLRSDYVIKQENNFTRRFLMHPVLKTKSIALENNTYYFAGSDNQKVYLGNRTMPQNLLTVDSMLQKRLNLKMDLDLKKYPYRKIEVKVYDNSYFIYDGTVPVISKGQLGRSETEVISYKDAFFSQIEIINSNRMAIRALSSTTKNLTLGILKIGSNGKNEVQLFPQLLEKQSDGVFDSDGYLSSNPKSAQVTYIHAYRNQFLVMDSTMKLQRRLSTIDTTTIAQIQVTPLSDGRFKMSKPALHVNGHAKVFSGLLFNPAYLRGQHEPVKRWKESRTIDVYNINKQEYIGSIYIDHYKDSEMSDFTVTDKHLYVIAGNQLIQYRLTNSLTKYFKNGVAENRIQE comes from the coding sequence ATGAGAAAGACATATTCTATAATCGTTAAAGTGATCACCTACTTTTTTATACTGCTTTTTTGCTATGCTGCAATCAGCAAAATACTGGATTTTGAAAACTTTCAGGTTCAGATTGGGCAGTCTCCTTTGTTAAGCGCTTATGCAGGATTTATATCCTATGCAGTAATTATTGCAGAACTGCTCATCGTACTGATGCTGATTTTTCCAAAAACATTTCTCTGGGGATTATATTCATCAACTGCATTGATGACAGCGTTTACGGTCTACATCTATTTAATTTTAAATCATAGTGATTTCGTACCCTGTGCATGCGGAGGGATCTTGGAAAAGATGGGATGGACAGAACACCTGATTTTTAATATCAGTGCCGTAGTGCTGGGAATTGTAGCTGTCTTTTTATATACAAAGAAAGAATATCCACGTAAAACTGTTGTTCTATCACTCGTCATTTCCAATATTCTAAGTGCTGTCTTTATTCTTTTCTTATTTTTAAGATCAGACTATGTGATTAAGCAGGAAAATAATTTTACACGAAGGTTTTTAATGCATCCTGTTCTAAAAACAAAAAGTATTGCTCTCGAAAACAACACATACTATTTTGCAGGATCTGATAATCAAAAGGTATATCTTGGAAATAGGACAATGCCACAAAATCTGTTAACTGTTGACTCAATGCTTCAAAAACGTCTCAATTTAAAAATGGATTTGGATCTTAAAAAATATCCATATAGAAAGATTGAGGTTAAAGTCTATGATAATAGTTATTTTATCTATGACGGTACAGTGCCTGTAATATCTAAAGGACAGCTAGGTCGTTCTGAAACGGAGGTCATCAGTTATAAGGATGCTTTTTTCAGCCAGATAGAAATTATCAACAGTAACAGAATGGCCATTAGAGCACTGTCATCAACAACTAAAAATCTGACACTTGGTATATTGAAGATTGGAAGCAATGGGAAAAATGAGGTGCAGTTATTTCCGCAACTTCTGGAAAAACAATCTGATGGGGTATTTGATTCGGACGGTTATCTTTCTTCAAATCCAAAATCAGCTCAAGTGACTTACATCCATGCTTACCGTAATCAGTTTCTTGTGATGGATTCAACAATGAAACTTCAACGGAGATTATCAACCATTGATACAACAACTATTGCACAAATACAGGTAACTCCCTTATCCGACGGAAGATTTAAAATGTCTAAGCCTGCGTTACATGTTAATGGCCATGCGAAAGTTTTCAGCGGACTTTTATTTAATCCCGCCTACTTAAGAGGCCAGCATGAACCCGTCAAAAGATGGAAGGAAAGCAGAACAATTGATGTTTACAATATCAATAAGCAGGAATATATCGGAAGTATTTACATTGATCATTACAAAGATTCAGAGATGTCAGATTTTACAGTTACCGATAAGCACTTGTACGTCATTGCAGGAAATCAGCTCATTCAGTACCGCCTGACAAATTCTCTGACAAAATATTTTAAAAACGGGGTAGCCGAAAACCGTATCCAAGAGTAG
- a CDS encoding RagB/SusD family nutrient uptake outer membrane protein, whose translation MATNINKITAIAVLCILTTLISCEKMLEVDLPENQMLSETVFQDAQTANSVLSGLYAGLWEASPIAGDQSGRILSLYTDDLTYYPVNATNGLPEISNNTLIDTNQFVSSVWSAAYQKIYVSNSIIEGLNSSSSISAAEKNRMTGEALTIRSLLFFYLQQIYGDIPYPVTTNYQINQSIAKTNAEEVLQRIESDLTEAVELLPDQYRSAERIFINKKTAQLMLAKVQMQRSKYAEAESTLKAVIQSPLYQFQNDITKVFLKSGTHIIWQLKPKNSGDPVREATLYYFANVAPSSMSLSPALVSSFQTGDLRKQHWMAAVTVAGTTWYRAEKYKARSANTTENSIVFRLEEAYLLLAESLAKQNKTAEALPYINPIRQRAAQPLLASSVSQNTLLDEILKENRKEFFTEMGHRFIDLKRAGQLNTLQTTKPNWKDFHKVWPLPQKELLMNPNMNPQNSGY comes from the coding sequence ATGGCAACAAATATTAATAAAATAACAGCAATAGCAGTGCTTTGCATTCTGACTACACTGATATCGTGCGAAAAAATGCTGGAAGTAGATCTTCCGGAAAATCAGATGCTGTCTGAAACAGTGTTTCAGGATGCCCAAACTGCTAATTCGGTACTTTCGGGTTTATACGCCGGACTTTGGGAAGCTTCGCCGATTGCAGGAGATCAGAGTGGCAGAATTCTGAGTCTTTACACCGATGATTTGACGTACTACCCAGTCAACGCTACCAACGGGCTTCCCGAGATTTCCAATAATACTTTGATAGACACCAATCAATTTGTAAGTTCAGTATGGTCTGCAGCCTATCAGAAAATATATGTCAGCAATTCAATAATTGAAGGACTGAATAGCTCAAGTTCTATATCAGCTGCTGAAAAAAACAGAATGACAGGGGAAGCTTTGACCATTCGTTCTTTGCTCTTTTTTTATCTGCAGCAAATCTATGGTGATATACCATATCCCGTTACCACTAATTATCAGATCAATCAATCCATTGCCAAGACAAATGCTGAGGAGGTTTTACAGCGAATTGAATCAGATCTTACAGAGGCAGTGGAATTGTTACCGGATCAATACCGTTCTGCAGAAAGGATTTTCATTAACAAAAAAACGGCTCAACTGATGCTGGCAAAAGTTCAGATGCAAAGATCAAAATATGCTGAAGCTGAAAGCACTTTAAAAGCCGTCATTCAAAGTCCTCTGTACCAATTTCAGAATGATATTACAAAAGTTTTTCTAAAATCAGGAACGCATATTATCTGGCAACTTAAACCAAAGAACAGTGGTGATCCTGTCAGAGAAGCTACCCTCTATTATTTCGCCAATGTAGCACCTTCATCTATGTCCCTGTCTCCGGCTCTTGTCAGTTCATTCCAGACCGGTGATCTCCGTAAACAACATTGGATGGCGGCTGTTACCGTAGCAGGAACGACCTGGTACCGTGCAGAAAAATATAAAGCAAGATCTGCTAATACAACGGAAAACTCTATCGTTTTCCGACTGGAAGAGGCTTATCTTCTTTTAGCTGAATCTTTGGCTAAACAAAATAAGACTGCGGAAGCGCTTCCTTACATCAATCCTATAAGACAGAGGGCAGCTCAACCCCTTTTGGCAAGTTCAGTTTCACAGAACACTCTTTTGGATGAAATTCTGAAAGAAAATAGAAAAGAGTTTTTTACGGAAATGGGTCACCGCTTTATAGATCTGAAAAGAGCAGGGCAGTTGAATACCTTACAAACGACTAAGCCAAATTGGAAAGACTTTCATAAAGTTTGGCCTCTGCCGCAGAAGGAACTGTTAATGAACCCCAATATGAACCCTCAAAATTCAGGATACTAA
- a CDS encoding helix-turn-helix domain-containing protein, producing the protein MQYADSAILASRQYGTSDDLSRDHLSKGIIYYFYQKNYRQALNQYVLAYNYSKGSDDQYQKYKVVYHLGIVKGHLGYYEDALSHFEKCIRFYGQHIAEDLHNNETYNYKKAYFNSLHQLTVINRYLNNFKKSDSLSLLGDKLTRNNKDFVLENSYFLKCIGISKYNDGAYASASAYLKRSLPAIVKRNDFAWASVVYFYLGRIDIAQRKQEQGIMYFNKVDSIFNKQGFVIPEVSPSYNFLIDFYRSKKNIKRQLYYTDQLLKADSLISNDYPYLSSKLHRDYDRSSLLDEKQRLEKASRKKIMIGQILIVSGSMLLGFFIYHYYRERKIRKQYELLQKKLENQPNVIADVDGEMSPKASSRKTSLTAAMTEEIRQKLNKFEKDLMFTKKGLTEKSVAVKLGTNSHYLSVYINENKGMNFNKYMAELRINHITHLLNTDTKYLNYSIKALAEECGIAARQNFSSLFFEINGIRPTDYIKNRKKDLGIS; encoded by the coding sequence ATGCAGTACGCGGACAGTGCAATACTGGCAAGTCGTCAGTACGGAACGAGTGATGATCTGAGCAGGGACCATCTCAGCAAAGGAATTATCTACTATTTCTATCAAAAAAATTACAGGCAGGCACTTAATCAATATGTTCTTGCTTACAACTATTCTAAAGGTTCCGACGACCAATACCAAAAATATAAAGTGGTCTATCATCTGGGTATCGTCAAAGGTCATTTGGGGTATTATGAAGATGCGTTGTCCCATTTTGAGAAATGCATACGATTTTACGGTCAGCATATCGCCGAAGACCTTCACAACAATGAGACCTATAATTACAAGAAGGCCTATTTCAACAGTCTTCACCAACTGACGGTCATCAACCGCTATCTTAATAATTTTAAAAAAAGCGACAGTTTGAGCCTATTAGGGGATAAGCTTACCCGTAATAACAAAGACTTTGTTCTGGAGAACAGTTATTTTCTGAAGTGCATAGGGATATCAAAATACAACGACGGAGCGTATGCTTCAGCAAGTGCTTATCTTAAAAGGTCGTTGCCTGCCATTGTCAAGCGAAATGATTTCGCATGGGCCTCTGTGGTCTATTTTTATCTGGGCAGAATTGATATTGCACAAAGGAAACAGGAGCAGGGTATAATGTATTTTAATAAGGTCGATTCGATCTTTAACAAACAAGGATTTGTCATTCCCGAAGTTTCACCCAGCTATAATTTTCTGATCGATTTCTACAGGTCGAAAAAAAATATCAAAAGACAGCTGTATTACACCGATCAGTTGCTTAAAGCTGACAGTCTGATCAGCAATGACTATCCTTATCTGTCATCGAAGCTTCACAGGGATTATGACCGGAGCAGTTTACTTGATGAGAAGCAACGCCTTGAGAAAGCCAGCAGAAAGAAAATAATGATAGGACAGATTTTAATTGTATCCGGATCAATGCTACTCGGATTTTTTATCTACCATTACTACAGGGAACGCAAGATCAGAAAGCAGTATGAGCTACTGCAGAAAAAATTAGAAAACCAACCCAACGTCATTGCTGACGTTGATGGCGAGATGTCCCCAAAAGCTTCTTCAAGAAAGACCAGTCTTACTGCAGCAATGACCGAAGAAATCAGGCAGAAACTTAATAAATTCGAGAAAGACCTAATGTTCACCAAGAAAGGCCTGACCGAAAAAAGTGTTGCTGTCAAATTGGGAACAAATTCACATTACCTCTCGGTGTACATCAACGAAAACAAGGGGATGAACTTCAACAAATATATGGCCGAGCTGCGGATCAACCATATCACGCACCTTCTGAATACCGATACGAAATATCTTAATTACAGCATCAAAGCATTAGCGGAAGAATGCGGTATTGCAGCAAGGCAAAATTTTTCCAGCCTATTCTTCGAGATCAATGGAATCCGACCTACAGACTACATCAAGAATCGAAAAAAGGACCTTGGGATCAGTTGA
- a CDS encoding reverse transcriptase family protein codes for MNSSEAKNKLYFPSIVGFSLGDLQEMISSIDDFYKEWEIIKNDKTTGQPKTYLDGTIKKRFIRPSLRQLNTLQSRIKSRILEKVQLPENIHGGIKKKSNITNAKAHQGKKYVLATDLQEFYPSVKPLLIKETFIELGFNPQFAFFISRFTTWKGQLPQGAPSSTHIANIVFLKIDFLLIDFCKRHNITYTRYVDDLTFSSQQDFHFLIDEILELIKSSGFRISRRKTKYAKNQTITGIKVFNHKIDVPEKIIQKINAESLLQDNRQKYLTKYRERVLKTNLRKK; via the coding sequence ATGAATTCTTCAGAAGCTAAAAATAAATTATACTTCCCTTCGATTGTAGGTTTTTCTCTTGGTGATTTGCAAGAAATGATATCGTCTATCGACGATTTCTACAAAGAATGGGAAATAATTAAGAATGACAAAACGACAGGTCAACCCAAAACATATTTAGATGGTACGATAAAAAAGAGATTTATTCGTCCTTCTTTGAGACAATTAAATACCTTACAAAGCCGAATTAAATCAAGAATTCTTGAAAAAGTTCAATTACCAGAAAATATTCATGGAGGTATTAAAAAGAAAAGTAATATCACAAATGCCAAGGCACACCAAGGTAAGAAATATGTACTAGCGACTGATTTGCAGGAATTCTATCCGTCTGTAAAACCATTACTGATTAAAGAAACCTTTATAGAATTAGGTTTCAATCCTCAATTCGCTTTTTTTATCTCTAGATTTACAACTTGGAAAGGACAGTTACCTCAAGGTGCACCATCAAGTACACATATAGCGAATATTGTATTTTTAAAAATCGATTTTTTGTTAATTGACTTTTGCAAAAGACATAATATTACGTATACTAGATATGTGGATGATTTAACATTTTCTTCTCAGCAAGATTTTCATTTTTTAATCGATGAGATATTAGAATTAATTAAAAGCTCTGGATTTAGAATAAGTAGAAGAAAAACTAAATATGCTAAAAATCAAACAATTACTGGCATTAAAGTTTTCAATCATAAAATTGATGTTCCAGAAAAAATAATTCAAAAGATAAATGCAGAAAGTTTA
- a CDS encoding alpha/beta hydrolase family protein, protein MKQDILSYENSKGTPLKGILTYPVDFDPSKKYPVVVYIYSLLSGSADKYLYPDWGNTGFNKRTLIENGYFVFQPDILFDKRGTGISALDCVNSGLDEIINHSNVDASRLGLTGHSLGGYETNFIATHSKRFAAYVSGASLGDVPHFYFSFSDFFNVANYMRFENGQFEMAVPYAENKDLYFRNNPINYVENVSAPVLIWAGKKDTNTPLDQPMSFFMGLLRNDKKAVALLYDNQEHSLKDDSEEIKDFNNKVMDWWNYF, encoded by the coding sequence ATGAAACAGGATATTCTATCTTATGAAAATAGCAAAGGAACTCCTTTAAAAGGAATTCTTACTTATCCTGTAGATTTTGATCCCTCGAAAAAATATCCTGTCGTAGTTTATATATACAGTTTACTTTCCGGAAGTGCAGATAAGTACCTTTACCCTGACTGGGGTAATACTGGTTTTAACAAACGTACGCTTATAGAGAATGGCTATTTTGTTTTCCAACCGGATATACTATTCGATAAGAGAGGAACAGGTATATCTGCTCTGGATTGCGTGAACAGCGGTTTAGATGAAATTATAAATCATTCTAATGTGGATGCATCCCGTTTAGGGTTGACTGGTCATTCTTTAGGAGGATATGAGACCAATTTCATCGCAACACATTCCAAACGCTTTGCAGCATACGTTTCAGGTGCCTCGTTGGGGGATGTTCCTCACTTTTACTTTTCGTTCAGCGATTTTTTTAATGTTGCCAACTATATGCGGTTTGAAAACGGTCAGTTTGAAATGGCAGTTCCATACGCTGAAAATAAAGACCTGTATTTTCGTAATAATCCAATCAATTATGTGGAAAATGTGAGTGCACCGGTCTTGATATGGGCAGGAAAAAAAGATACTAATACTCCTTTGGATCAGCCTATGAGTTTCTTTATGGGATTGTTGCGAAATGATAAGAAGGCTGTGGCTTTACTGTATGACAATCAGGAGCACTCTTTAAAGGATGATTCTGAGGAAATCAAAGACTTTAATAATAAGGTAATGGATTGGTGGAATTATTTTTAA
- a CDS encoding helix-turn-helix domain-containing protein codes for MVTIINNQRHFFKFLKKIIMDLGTAIRNFRKQKGQTQNEFAESCGISQTYLSQIENNSKDPNLSTLKEISLSLDVPLPILFFLSLSNEDVKPDKREAFNLVSPSIKSLVNEFFRS; via the coding sequence ATGGTTACAATTATTAACAATCAAAGACACTTCTTTAAATTTTTAAAAAAAATCATCATGGATTTAGGTACTGCAATACGTAACTTTAGAAAACAAAAAGGGCAAACTCAAAACGAGTTTGCTGAATCTTGTGGAATCTCACAAACTTATTTATCACAAATCGAAAACAACAGCAAGGATCCTAATTTATCAACCCTAAAAGAAATTAGTTTATCTTTAGATGTACCATTACCAATTTTATTTTTCCTTTCGCTTAGCAATGAAGATGTTAAGCCTGATAAAAGAGAGGCTTTTAATTTAGTAAGTCCTTCTATAAAATCGTTAGTGAATGAATTCTTCAGAAGCTAA
- a CDS encoding SusC/RagA family TonB-linked outer membrane protein, which translates to MKNSYYKIGGIFFGLMLTAVSTNTKAQTRTISGTVTASKKPLSGVSISQEGSDQVTTTSENGTYTLQVSAENPILLFRHPDYAEEKVSTNNQTVVNISLEQKVKGIEEVILNAGYYKVRDRERTGSIAKVSAKDIENQPVTNVLASAQGRMAGVSITQNSGTPGAGFDIQIRGRNSLRTRLTSDTDGNQPLYIVDGVPIGGSVTSRYGAGILPNADINPLNAISPNDIESFEILKDADATAIYGSRGANGVVLITTKRGKKGNVKLSLNSSYALSETLSNLKMMNTEQYIAMRKQAFANDNISVYPANAYDVNGVWDSNRYTDWRKELIGNFATLSNTQLSLSGGSETTSFLVSLGHMEQTTVFGHDFRYRTNTVSGNISHRSQDRKFSFNSSSLFSSLDNNLINSDITRNAYSLSPNAPALYDANGNLNWENNTFTNPVAAYENSYSNDNLQFMNNMSAEYEAFENFRIKVNGGFNYNTLEEWSLRPSTAFNPSTGATSLNSQSSKSNMNRFSMVVEPQITWLFKKGKHQLDILVGGTYQRDTNGSGAIQGTGYESNAFINNIGAAQTKVILDHITTEYRYAAFFGRVNYQFDKKYIVNITGRRDGSSRFGSNNKFANFGAVGAAWLFSEENFLKDSSWLSFGKLRGSFGSSGSDNIGDYQYLNTFATSTLIYNGTSGLSPTKLFNPDFSWERTVKMEAALELGLFKNRLNMTAAYYRNRSGNQLVGYQLPAVTGFSSVLANLDAVIQNTGFEFELRADVLKSENFSWNSSFNITFPQNKLISFPGLEGSTYANNYIVGEPISIIKLYQLTGVNLATGLYSFTDFNGDGRISSPDDRQIVENIGQRFFGGLSNELRYKNWNLSFLLQFVKQQSRNYNSIITSPGIMTNLPVEALNVWSPQNPNGLYMPYRSVNSSSNSLFQTSTASVSDGSFIRLKNVQINYTIPMRSSVFREAKVYFQGQNLLTWTKYFGIDPEFTSVGFLPPLRTYSLGVQLTL; encoded by the coding sequence ATGAAAAATTCCTATTACAAGATAGGAGGTATTTTCTTTGGCCTTATGCTGACCGCTGTCAGCACCAACACAAAAGCCCAAACACGCACCATTTCAGGTACCGTTACCGCATCCAAGAAACCACTTTCGGGAGTTAGTATCTCCCAAGAGGGCAGCGATCAGGTAACAACTACAAGCGAAAACGGAACCTACACATTACAGGTTTCAGCAGAAAATCCCATCCTATTGTTCAGACATCCTGATTATGCTGAAGAAAAAGTTTCAACTAATAATCAGACCGTCGTCAATATCAGCTTAGAACAAAAAGTAAAGGGAATCGAAGAAGTTATTCTCAACGCCGGCTACTACAAGGTAAGAGACAGAGAAAGAACCGGTAGCATCGCCAAAGTTTCAGCAAAAGACATAGAAAATCAACCCGTGACCAATGTACTTGCCAGTGCGCAGGGTAGAATGGCAGGAGTAAGCATTACCCAAAACTCAGGAACTCCCGGAGCAGGTTTTGATATTCAGATTCGTGGGCGAAACAGTCTCCGCACCCGTTTGACTTCGGATACCGACGGAAACCAACCCCTATATATAGTGGATGGTGTTCCTATCGGAGGGAGCGTTACTTCAAGATACGGAGCCGGAATTTTACCGAATGCCGATATCAATCCTTTAAATGCAATCAGCCCCAACGATATTGAAAGCTTTGAAATTCTCAAGGATGCCGATGCCACTGCCATTTACGGTTCGCGTGGAGCGAATGGGGTAGTGCTCATTACCACCAAAAGAGGAAAGAAAGGAAATGTCAAACTTTCCCTTAATTCTTCTTATGCTCTGAGTGAGACTTTATCCAACCTCAAGATGATGAACACAGAACAGTATATAGCCATGAGAAAACAGGCTTTTGCCAATGACAATATTTCTGTGTATCCTGCCAATGCCTATGATGTGAACGGTGTTTGGGACAGCAACCGTTATACGGACTGGAGGAAAGAACTGATCGGGAATTTTGCCACTTTGTCCAACACACAGCTTTCATTAAGCGGAGGAAGTGAAACCACCAGTTTTCTGGTAAGTCTGGGACATATGGAACAGACCACGGTATTCGGGCATGATTTCAGGTATAGAACGAATACGGTTTCCGGAAATATCAGCCACCGCTCTCAGGACAGGAAATTCAGTTTTAACTCATCCAGTTTATTTTCATCATTAGATAATAATCTGATCAATTCTGATATCACAAGGAATGCGTACAGTCTTTCTCCTAATGCACCCGCTTTATATGATGCTAACGGAAATCTGAATTGGGAAAATAACACGTTTACCAATCCTGTTGCCGCTTATGAGAATTCATATTCCAACGATAATCTTCAGTTCATGAATAATATGAGTGCAGAATATGAAGCATTTGAGAATTTCAGAATTAAGGTTAACGGAGGATTTAACTATAATACCCTTGAAGAATGGTCTTTACGCCCAAGTACAGCTTTTAATCCTTCCACCGGAGCAACTTCGCTTAATTCACAGTCTTCCAAAAGTAATATGAACCGTTTTTCTATGGTCGTCGAACCACAGATCACCTGGCTGTTTAAAAAAGGAAAACATCAGCTGGATATTTTGGTGGGAGGAACTTATCAGAGAGATACCAACGGATCAGGTGCTATTCAGGGAACCGGTTATGAAAGCAATGCCTTTATTAATAATATCGGAGCGGCACAGACCAAGGTCATTCTGGATCATATCACCACAGAATACCGATATGCAGCATTTTTCGGAAGGGTTAATTATCAGTTTGATAAAAAATATATTGTCAACATTACCGGTAGACGGGATGGAAGCAGCAGATTCGGAAGCAATAACAAGTTTGCCAATTTCGGTGCGGTAGGAGCAGCATGGCTGTTTTCGGAAGAGAATTTCTTGAAAGATAGTTCATGGTTGAGTTTCGGAAAACTGCGAGGAAGTTTTGGTTCCTCAGGTAGTGATAATATCGGAGATTATCAGTATCTGAATACATTCGCAACATCAACGCTGATTTATAATGGGACATCAGGACTCAGCCCAACCAAATTATTCAATCCTGATTTCAGTTGGGAAAGAACAGTGAAAATGGAGGCGGCTCTTGAACTGGGATTGTTCAAAAACAGACTGAACATGACGGCAGCATATTACAGAAACCGCTCCGGAAATCAGTTGGTAGGCTATCAGCTTCCAGCAGTAACAGGGTTCAGTTCGGTTTTAGCGAACTTGGATGCAGTTATTCAGAATACAGGCTTTGAATTTGAATTGAGAGCAGATGTTCTGAAATCTGAAAACTTCTCATGGAACAGTTCTTTTAATATAACATTTCCTCAGAACAAACTGATTTCATTTCCGGGTCTTGAAGGTTCTACCTATGCGAACAACTATATTGTTGGAGAACCCATTTCAATCATTAAACTGTATCAGTTAACGGGCGTAAATCTCGCTACCGGATTATACAGCTTTACGGATTTCAACGGTGACGGAAGAATCTCATCACCGGACGACCGCCAGATTGTGGAAAATATAGGGCAACGGTTTTTTGGAGGATTAAGCAATGAGCTGAGATACAAAAACTGGAACTTATCTTTCCTTTTACAGTTTGTAAAACAACAGAGCCGAAATTACAACTCAATTATAACCTCACCGGGCATTATGACCAATCTTCCGGTGGAAGCGCTCAATGTCTGGTCTCCTCAAAATCCAAACGGACTTTATATGCCGTACCGATCTGTGAATTCATCTTCTAACAGTCTTTTTCAGACCAGTACAGCCAGTGTGTCTGACGGATCGTTTATACGCTTGAAAAATGTTCAGATCAATTATACCATTCCGATGCGCTCATCAGTATTTCGGGAAGCTAAAGTCTACTTTCAGGGACAGAATCTTCTGACATGGACGAAATATTTCGGAATTGATCCTGAATTTACATCCGTAGGTTTCTTACCCCCTTTACGGACTTACTCATTGGGAGTACAGCTGACCCTTTAA